A genomic window from Methylorubrum extorquens includes:
- a CDS encoding urease subunit beta, translating to MLLTPTELERLTIFTAAELARKRRARGLKLNYPEAVAIITDEILEGARDGRSVADLIGWGSTIMTTGDVMPGVASMMPILQVECVFPDGTKLVTVHEPIRPAEGAEPDTLEPGAILPAEGEIELAAGRPRVSLDVVNTGDRPVQIGSHYHFFEVNRALDFDRAKALGFRLDIPAGTAVRFEPGQRKSVTLVGFGGARELTGLNNLTQGKLDSDAARAAALARARAGGFKGA from the coding sequence ATGCTGCTGACGCCGACCGAACTCGAACGGCTCACGATCTTCACTGCCGCCGAACTCGCCCGCAAACGGCGGGCACGGGGGCTCAAGCTCAACTACCCGGAAGCGGTGGCGATCATCACCGACGAGATCCTGGAAGGCGCACGCGACGGGCGTTCCGTCGCCGACCTGATCGGCTGGGGCTCGACCATCATGACCACCGGCGACGTGATGCCCGGCGTCGCCTCCATGATGCCGATCCTGCAGGTCGAGTGCGTCTTCCCCGACGGCACCAAGCTCGTCACCGTGCACGAGCCGATCCGGCCGGCGGAAGGCGCGGAGCCCGACACGCTGGAGCCCGGCGCGATCCTGCCGGCGGAGGGCGAGATCGAACTGGCCGCCGGGCGCCCGCGGGTGAGCCTCGATGTCGTCAACACCGGCGACCGGCCGGTGCAGATCGGCTCGCACTACCACTTCTTCGAGGTCAACCGGGCGCTCGACTTCGACCGGGCGAAGGCGCTGGGCTTCCGCCTCGACATCCCGGCGGGCACGGCGGTGCGGTTCGAGCCGGGCCAGCGCAAGAGCGTGACGCTCGTCGGGTTCGGTGGAGCGCGCGAACTCACCGGCCTCAACAACCTGACGCAGGGCAAGCTCGACTCTGATGCCGCCCGCGCCGCGGCGCTGGCGCGCGCCAGGGCCGGTGGCTTCAAGGGCGCCTGA
- a CDS encoding urease accessory protein UreF: MLAALTALQQADTAFPSGSFAFSNGLEGLVAENPAFDEAALARTVAAALRFRWAETDRVALILAHRAGGSIKHLAAIDAAVEAASLAEPMRVGSRRNGASLLASHTRLGTPGAAELRAAVRAGRLLGHLPTVQGALWPALGLDERTAASVSGYLFASGLTSAAVRLGAIGAIEAQRVLGGALPLIAELLERPMPEPAGAIELTGFTPLIEIAAMRQAQAELRLFAN, from the coding sequence TTGCTCGCCGCCCTCACCGCGCTCCAGCAGGCCGACACCGCCTTCCCGAGCGGTAGCTTCGCCTTTTCCAACGGCCTCGAAGGTTTGGTCGCCGAAAACCCGGCCTTCGACGAGGCGGCGCTCGCCCGCACCGTGGCGGCGGCCCTGCGCTTCCGCTGGGCCGAGACCGACCGGGTCGCGCTGATCCTCGCCCACCGCGCCGGCGGCTCGATCAAGCACCTCGCGGCCATCGACGCGGCGGTCGAGGCCGCCTCGCTGGCCGAGCCGATGCGGGTCGGCAGCCGCCGCAACGGCGCCTCGCTGCTGGCCTCGCATACCCGCCTCGGCACGCCGGGCGCCGCCGAGCTCCGCGCGGCCGTACGGGCGGGCCGGCTGCTAGGGCACCTTCCCACGGTCCAGGGCGCTTTGTGGCCGGCTCTCGGCCTCGACGAGCGCACGGCGGCGTCCGTCTCCGGCTATCTCTTCGCCAGCGGGCTCACCTCGGCGGCCGTGCGGCTCGGTGCCATCGGGGCGATCGAGGCGCAGCGGGTTTTGGGCGGCGCGCTGCCGCTGATCGCCGAACTGCTGGAGCGCCCCATGCCGGAGCCGGCGGGCGCCATCGAACTCACCGGCTTCACCCCCCTGATCGAGATCGCCGCCATGCGCCAAGCCCAGGCCGAACTCCGCCTGTTCGCGAATTGA
- the ureE gene encoding urease accessory protein UreE: protein MRVIQRVLGSRSEAGLAERLHHLEHHGAVDILRVPSADVARRRLRATTMAGEEIALALPRDQVLFDGAVLVLEDHHALVARVGAESWLRLMPASAADALELGYHAGNLHWRVRFDGAAILVALEGPAEDYLVRLGALVAEGRVVHSIDAATEGA, encoded by the coding sequence ATGCGTGTGATCCAACGCGTTCTGGGCAGCCGGTCGGAGGCTGGTCTGGCCGAGCGCCTGCATCACCTCGAACATCACGGCGCGGTGGACATCCTGCGGGTGCCGAGCGCCGACGTGGCCCGGCGCCGCCTGCGGGCGACGACGATGGCCGGCGAGGAAATCGCGCTCGCCCTGCCGCGGGATCAGGTCCTGTTCGACGGGGCCGTGCTCGTCCTCGAAGACCATCACGCTCTCGTCGCCCGCGTCGGGGCCGAAAGCTGGCTGCGGCTGATGCCAGCGAGCGCCGCCGACGCGCTCGAACTCGGCTACCATGCCGGCAACCTCCACTGGCGGGTCCGCTTCGACGGCGCGGCGATCCTCGTCGCGCTGGAAGGGCCGGCCGAGGATTACCTCGTGCGTCTCGGCGCCCTGGTGGCGGAGGGGCGCGTCGTCCACTCCATCGATGCGGCGACCGAGGGGGCCTGA
- a CDS encoding DUF2778 domain-containing protein, whose translation MAHPLLSWALPSTAYLSAALILASSAPFGPVDLPPLQGAAMPFADDPVPGAPEVTVAEIVDQAPEAAPSAAEAPAEALTEPLAEPLAETLAEWMPQPLPAAAEARFGTASLFWLPDAAPATALAQVVPLPVRRPAELTRLGAADALRRAERMVARRSTAAVAPAQVEDTRTFFEKLLGVEKPAAPAPALAYAALENGAAESAARRVLTTPLPAAPPLGEGGTAVYDISAQSVVLPSGERLEAHSGLGESMDDPRYVHLKMRGATPPGTYDLTEREAPFHGVRALRLTPVGGSEAIHGRVGLLTHTYLLGPNGASNGCISFKDYDRFLQAYLRGEIRRVVVVPGRSRDANPLVASR comes from the coding sequence ATGGCACATCCTCTTCTCTCGTGGGCCCTCCCCTCGACCGCCTATCTGAGCGCGGCCCTGATCCTGGCCTCCTCCGCGCCGTTCGGACCCGTCGATCTGCCGCCGCTTCAAGGGGCTGCGATGCCTTTCGCGGACGACCCGGTGCCGGGCGCCCCCGAAGTGACGGTGGCCGAGATCGTGGACCAAGCGCCGGAGGCCGCACCGTCCGCCGCGGAGGCACCGGCCGAAGCCTTGACCGAACCGTTGGCCGAACCGCTTGCGGAAACCTTGGCCGAGTGGATGCCCCAGCCGTTGCCCGCTGCCGCCGAGGCGCGGTTCGGCACGGCTTCCCTGTTCTGGCTTCCCGATGCAGCACCGGCGACGGCCCTCGCGCAGGTGGTGCCCCTGCCCGTGCGCCGCCCGGCCGAGCTGACGCGCCTCGGAGCGGCGGACGCCCTGCGCCGGGCCGAGCGGATGGTCGCGCGCCGGTCCACGGCCGCGGTGGCGCCAGCCCAGGTCGAGGACACCCGCACCTTCTTCGAGAAGCTGCTCGGCGTCGAGAAACCTGCGGCGCCGGCTCCCGCCCTCGCCTACGCGGCCCTGGAGAACGGCGCCGCCGAGTCGGCGGCCCGCCGGGTCCTGACCACGCCCCTGCCCGCCGCGCCGCCCCTCGGCGAAGGCGGCACCGCGGTTTACGACATCAGCGCCCAGAGCGTGGTCCTGCCGAGCGGCGAACGGCTGGAAGCGCATTCCGGGCTCGGCGAGAGCATGGACGATCCGCGCTACGTCCATCTCAAGATGCGCGGCGCCACCCCGCCCGGCACCTATGACCTGACCGAGCGTGAGGCGCCGTTCCACGGCGTGCGGGCGCTGCGCCTCACGCCCGTCGGCGGCAGCGAGGCGATCCACGGCCGCGTCGGCCTGCTCACCCACACTTACCTGCTCGGGCCCAACGGCGCCTCGAACGGATGCATCTCGTTCAAGGATTACGACCGGTTCCTACAGGCCTATCTGCGCGGCGAGATCCGCCGGGTCGTGGTCGTTCCGGGTCGCAGCCGCGACGCGAACCCTTTGGTTGCATCGCGCTGA
- a CDS encoding PAS domain-containing protein: protein MSEQEAARLRALDRYRLLDTPREQDFDEIAEAAAELCEAPIAVVNLVGDGRQFFKAEVGLGVRETPLETSFCRQAILHGDFLYVPDTACDPRFEGNPLVGGDPGLRFYAGALLRTDEGQPIGTVCVLDTRPRELSERQRRGLMRLARQAMAQMELRRSLREQAEQRLLHERILDSATDYAIMAMDPQGRVTRWNTGAERILGWTEAEMLGRTVDAFFTPEDRAAGRPAVEKRLAAEAGSAPDERWHMRKDGTRFWSSGEMMPLTAEDGGLIGFLKILRDRTGQRASEAALQASELRYRSLVEVSPQVVWFGDEAGNITYCNAYWYDYTGLPPGETGEASWMGVIHPDHRERVRDTWLAAARSKGPYEIEFPIRRADGPYRWFLSRAQPVRDESGHLRSWIGTTLDIHERKVAEERFAALTELAPAIIWFGNPDGSLSYLNDRWYAYSGQTPEQALPFGWGEAIHPDDLAGLLAVWEAARARETVYDTEARLRRRDGTYRWFLIRAEPRRDASGAVVGWLGSNSDIHDRRQADEDLRRAREQLHLAVEATGTGIFDYDLVTDTLEWDARTRTLFGLGPEAPVGYDVFLAGLHPDDRAWVDGAVGAALDPAGSGTYDIAYRTIGLEDGVERWVAATGQAFVVGGRTVRFIGTVRDVTQSRQAEQILRETEERYRLAARATKDAIWDWNLATNQVLWNEALTVAYGHPPEAVDPTGDWWIAQIHPDDRARIDASIHAVIDGTGTAWSDEYRFLRANGSYADILDRGYVIRDGHGTAVRMIGAMFDISERKRAEEHQRLLTGELQHRVKNTLTLVQAIASQTFRNAPDLDAAREAFAARLISLGRAHDILTRSSWTEAPIAEVVEGALAVHRGAATARIRATGPGVLLGAKAALSLALALHELATNATKYGALANEAGCVELRWHVVHEGEAPRFCLTWSEQGGPPILSQPSRRGFGSRLIERSFAAEVGGEVKLTYAPTGLVCRLEAPLASMQEPRDEVAA from the coding sequence ATGAGCGAGCAAGAGGCTGCGCGCCTTCGCGCCTTGGACCGCTATCGGTTGCTCGACACGCCGCGCGAGCAGGATTTCGACGAGATCGCGGAGGCTGCCGCCGAGCTGTGCGAGGCGCCGATCGCGGTGGTGAACCTCGTCGGCGACGGGCGGCAGTTCTTCAAGGCGGAGGTCGGTCTCGGTGTGCGCGAGACGCCGCTCGAAACCTCCTTCTGCCGGCAGGCCATCTTGCACGGCGACTTCCTCTACGTGCCCGACACCGCGTGCGATCCGCGCTTCGAAGGCAACCCGCTCGTCGGCGGCGATCCCGGACTGCGCTTCTACGCCGGCGCCCTGCTGAGAACCGACGAGGGGCAGCCGATCGGGACCGTCTGCGTCCTCGATACCCGGCCGCGCGAACTCTCGGAGCGGCAGCGCCGCGGCCTGATGCGGCTCGCCCGCCAAGCCATGGCGCAGATGGAACTGCGCCGCTCGCTGCGTGAACAGGCGGAGCAGCGCCTGCTGCACGAGCGCATCCTCGACAGCGCCACCGACTACGCGATCATGGCCATGGACCCCCAGGGTCGCGTCACGCGCTGGAACACCGGCGCCGAGCGCATCCTTGGCTGGACCGAGGCCGAGATGCTGGGCCGGACGGTCGATGCGTTCTTCACGCCGGAGGATCGGGCGGCCGGCCGGCCCGCGGTCGAGAAGCGTCTCGCCGCAGAGGCCGGCAGCGCCCCGGACGAGCGCTGGCACATGCGCAAGGACGGAACCCGCTTCTGGTCCTCGGGCGAAATGATGCCGTTGACGGCCGAGGACGGCGGGCTCATCGGCTTCCTCAAGATTCTGCGCGACCGCACCGGGCAGCGCGCCTCGGAGGCGGCGCTGCAGGCGAGCGAGTTGCGCTACCGCTCCCTCGTCGAGGTCAGCCCTCAGGTGGTGTGGTTCGGCGACGAGGCCGGCAACATCACCTACTGCAACGCTTACTGGTACGATTACACGGGGCTGCCCCCCGGTGAGACCGGCGAGGCGAGCTGGATGGGGGTGATCCACCCCGATCACCGCGAGCGCGTTCGCGACACGTGGCTCGCGGCGGCGCGGAGCAAGGGCCCTTACGAGATCGAGTTCCCCATCCGTCGCGCTGACGGGCCGTATCGCTGGTTCCTGTCGCGGGCGCAGCCCGTGCGCGACGAGTCGGGTCACCTCAGGAGCTGGATCGGGACCACCCTCGACATCCACGAGCGCAAGGTGGCCGAGGAGCGCTTCGCAGCACTCACCGAACTGGCACCGGCCATCATCTGGTTCGGGAATCCGGACGGCAGCCTCAGTTACCTCAACGACCGCTGGTACGCCTATTCCGGCCAGACGCCGGAACAGGCGCTGCCCTTCGGCTGGGGCGAGGCGATCCACCCCGACGACCTGGCCGGTCTGCTCGCGGTCTGGGAGGCGGCCCGCGCCCGCGAGACCGTCTACGACACCGAGGCGCGGCTGCGCCGCCGCGACGGGACCTACCGCTGGTTCCTGATCCGTGCCGAGCCGCGCCGGGATGCGAGCGGCGCGGTGGTCGGCTGGCTCGGCAGCAACAGCGACATACACGACCGTCGGCAGGCGGACGAGGATCTGCGCCGGGCGCGGGAGCAGTTGCATCTCGCCGTCGAGGCGACCGGAACCGGCATCTTCGACTACGACCTCGTCACGGACACGCTGGAATGGGATGCGCGCACCCGCACGCTGTTCGGCCTGGGACCGGAAGCGCCGGTCGGCTACGATGTGTTCCTCGCCGGTCTGCATCCGGACGACCGGGCCTGGGTCGATGGGGCGGTCGGGGCCGCACTCGATCCGGCCGGCAGCGGCACCTACGACATCGCCTACCGGACCATCGGGCTGGAGGACGGCGTCGAGCGCTGGGTCGCCGCCACGGGACAGGCCTTCGTCGTCGGCGGCCGCACCGTGCGCTTCATCGGCACCGTGCGCGACGTCACGCAGAGCCGGCAGGCCGAGCAGATCCTGCGCGAGACCGAGGAGCGTTACCGCCTCGCGGCGCGCGCCACCAAAGACGCGATCTGGGATTGGAACCTCGCGACGAACCAAGTGCTCTGGAACGAGGCGCTCACGGTCGCCTACGGCCATCCGCCGGAGGCGGTCGATCCGACCGGCGATTGGTGGATCGCGCAGATCCATCCCGACGACCGGGCGCGGATCGACGCGTCCATCCACGCCGTCATCGACGGGACCGGCACCGCCTGGAGCGACGAGTACCGCTTCCTGCGCGCGAACGGCAGCTATGCCGACATCCTCGACCGGGGCTACGTCATCCGTGACGGGCACGGGACGGCGGTGCGGATGATCGGGGCGATGTTCGACATCAGCGAGCGCAAGCGGGCCGAGGAGCACCAGCGCCTGCTCACGGGCGAGTTGCAGCACCGGGTCAAGAACACGCTCACCCTCGTCCAGGCGATCGCCAGCCAGACCTTCCGCAACGCCCCGGATCTCGATGCCGCCCGTGAGGCCTTCGCCGCGCGCCTGATCTCGCTCGGCCGCGCCCACGACATCCTGACCCGGTCGAGCTGGACCGAGGCGCCCATCGCGGAGGTCGTGGAGGGGGCTCTGGCGGTCCATCGCGGTGCTGCCACGGCGCGCATCCGCGCGACCGGGCCGGGCGTGCTTCTCGGCGCCAAGGCAGCGCTCTCGCTCGCGCTGGCCCTGCACGAGCTTGCGACCAACGCGACCAAGTACGGCGCCCTCGCCAACGAGGCGGGATGTGTCGAACTGCGCTGGCACGTGGTGCACGAGGGTGAGGCGCCCCGCTTCTGCCTGACATGGTCCGAGCAGGGCGGTCCGCCGATCCTGAGCCAGCCCTCGCGCCGCGGCTTCGGCTCGCGCCTGATCGAGCGCAGCTTCGCCGCCGAGGTCGGCGGAGAGGTCAAGCTCACCTACGCGCCGACCGGCCTCGTCTGCCGCCTGGAAGCCCCCCTCGCATCGATGCAGGAGCCGCGCGACGAGGTCGCCGCCTGA
- a CDS encoding DUF4198 domain-containing protein, translated as MRHTALLAAFLALAAPASAHDLWLDPAGNGVQILYGHPHEPELPSAGKLMSLTAYEPSGAVALNAKLQTGPTSTLKAAHQGDALYAAAYDNGYWVRLPDGSYRNASKRMLPQADKSLWSVKFAKAVSGPTAPWDKVIGQPLEIVPLEEPAAASGRIKVRVLFEGRPLGGASVVATDGVNFKSEADQTRATTDAQGVAVVPLRSAGPQVLGVAHRVNPSQTPTLADADSYGATLAFTVTDPKTN; from the coding sequence ATGAGACATACCGCCCTCCTCGCCGCGTTCCTCGCTCTTGCCGCACCGGCTTCGGCCCACGACCTCTGGCTCGACCCGGCGGGCAACGGCGTGCAGATCCTCTACGGGCATCCCCACGAGCCGGAACTGCCGAGTGCCGGCAAGCTGATGAGCCTGACCGCCTACGAGCCTTCGGGCGCGGTGGCCCTGAACGCCAAGCTGCAGACCGGCCCCACGTCCACGCTCAAAGCCGCGCATCAGGGTGACGCGCTGTACGCCGCAGCCTACGACAACGGCTACTGGGTCCGCCTGCCCGACGGCAGCTACCGCAACGCCAGCAAACGGATGCTGCCGCAAGCCGACAAGAGCCTGTGGTCGGTGAAGTTCGCCAAGGCTGTCTCCGGCCCGACGGCCCCGTGGGACAAGGTCATCGGCCAGCCGCTTGAGATCGTCCCGCTGGAGGAGCCGGCCGCGGCCTCGGGCCGGATCAAGGTACGGGTGCTGTTCGAGGGCCGTCCGCTCGGAGGCGCCAGCGTGGTCGCCACCGACGGCGTGAACTTCAAGAGCGAGGCGGATCAGACCCGCGCCACGACGGATGCGCAGGGCGTGGCGGTGGTGCCGCTGCGCAGTGCCGGCCCGCAGGTGCTCGGTGTGGCGCACCGCGTGAACCCTTCGCAGACGCCGACGCTGGCCGATGCGGACAGCTACGGCGCCACGCTCGCCTTCACGGTCACCGACCCGAAGACCAACTGA
- a CDS encoding CopG family transcriptional regulator has product MVDDVPGLRPRAPDSEKLTINLGFVDLGRVDLLVRDGFYANRADFIRTAVRNQLDRQGDAVTQSLARKRLSLGLSHYTRQDLEAARDAGTPLHIQVLGLASIAPDVTPELARAAIASVQVLGAFHAKPAVKAALADRTA; this is encoded by the coding sequence ATGGTAGATGACGTTCCGGGCCTCCGGCCAAGAGCGCCGGACAGCGAGAAGCTGACGATCAACCTCGGCTTTGTCGATCTCGGCCGAGTCGATCTGCTGGTTCGAGACGGCTTCTATGCCAATCGCGCCGATTTCATCCGAACGGCCGTGCGCAATCAGCTCGACCGTCAGGGCGATGCCGTCACGCAGTCGTTGGCCCGCAAGAGGCTCAGCCTGGGTCTCTCGCACTACACCCGGCAGGATCTCGAAGCGGCAAGAGACGCCGGCACTCCGCTGCACATCCAGGTTCTCGGCCTCGCCAGCATCGCTCCCGATGTGACGCCGGAACTCGCCCGCGCCGCCATCGCCTCCGTGCAAGTGCTCGGCGCTTTCCACGCCAAGCCGGCGGTCAAGGCAGCCCTGGCCGACCGTACGGCCTGA
- a CDS encoding extracellular catalytic domain type 1 short-chain-length polyhydroxyalkanoate depolymerase, whose amino-acid sequence MNAFSGIDMGEVTRLTRAGQLTEAMALLQGRSANAKPQANAPEGGPGKNGRTARSWPTIDMVAPRTAGEAWTAPGFGKGTDSEAPSGRTDASDRQGLAETLRSLRERFPKMGAIPGLGDGLGSPQRSPIPVPDGARYEERTFSNAAGSRTYKVYVPSGYTGQALPLVVMLHGCTQSPDDFASGTRMNELAEEQTFLVAYPGQPQSANMQKCWNWFNAADQQRGAGEPSLIAGIAQEVVREFSADSGRVYIAGLSAGGAAAAIMAATYPDLFAAIGVHSGLPYGAAKDMPSAFAAMNGGGTAQPLGMRASVPTIVFHGDADRTVNASNGDRIIAQAKPDGALKKVVTRGESPGGMAYTRSVQSDQSGREVLEQWVLHGAGHAWSGGSANGTYTDPRGPDASREMMRFFMAHTGASDTAQL is encoded by the coding sequence ATGAACGCATTCTCCGGCATCGACATGGGTGAGGTGACCCGTCTCACCCGCGCCGGCCAGCTCACCGAAGCCATGGCCCTCCTTCAGGGGCGCTCGGCCAACGCCAAGCCGCAAGCGAACGCGCCAGAGGGTGGGCCCGGCAAGAACGGCCGCACCGCGCGATCATGGCCGACGATCGACATGGTCGCGCCTCGGACCGCGGGTGAAGCGTGGACCGCGCCGGGCTTCGGAAAAGGGACCGACAGCGAAGCCCCCTCTGGCCGGACCGATGCCTCGGACCGACAGGGGCTTGCGGAGACCCTGCGGTCCTTGCGCGAGCGCTTTCCCAAGATGGGCGCGATCCCCGGCCTCGGGGATGGCCTCGGATCGCCTCAGCGATCCCCCATCCCGGTACCGGATGGGGCTCGATACGAGGAGCGGACCTTCTCCAATGCGGCGGGCAGCCGGACGTACAAGGTCTATGTCCCGAGCGGCTATACCGGCCAAGCGCTTCCGCTCGTCGTCATGCTGCACGGCTGTACCCAGTCGCCCGATGACTTCGCGTCCGGGACGCGGATGAACGAGCTTGCCGAAGAGCAGACCTTCTTGGTGGCCTATCCCGGCCAGCCTCAATCGGCCAACATGCAGAAGTGCTGGAACTGGTTCAACGCGGCCGATCAGCAGCGCGGCGCGGGCGAGCCTTCGCTGATCGCGGGAATTGCTCAAGAAGTCGTCCGCGAGTTCTCGGCCGATTCCGGACGGGTCTACATCGCGGGACTGTCCGCCGGTGGAGCGGCCGCCGCGATCATGGCGGCGACCTACCCCGATCTGTTCGCGGCGATCGGCGTCCACTCCGGTCTGCCCTATGGTGCGGCCAAGGATATGCCCTCCGCCTTTGCTGCTATGAACGGCGGCGGGACGGCCCAGCCGCTGGGAATGCGCGCGTCGGTCCCCACCATCGTCTTCCACGGCGATGCGGATCGCACCGTCAACGCATCCAACGGCGACCGTATCATCGCCCAGGCCAAGCCGGACGGAGCCTTGAAGAAGGTCGTCACCCGCGGGGAAAGTCCGGGTGGCATGGCCTACACCCGGAGCGTCCAGTCCGATCAATCCGGACGCGAGGTGTTGGAGCAGTGGGTTCTGCATGGAGCGGGCCATGCCTGGTCCGGCGGAAGCGCGAATGGCACCTACACGGATCCGCGCGGTCCCGACGCCAGCCGCGAGATGATGCGCTTCTTCATGGCGCACACAGGCGCAAGTGATACGGCACAACTCTAA
- the rsgA gene encoding ribosome small subunit-dependent GTPase A translates to MCRPVTDHPELLPPVPLASLGWLAFFEEQREPHETDLAPMRIATVHRSRLTALSETGSVKLDLPVHTNTGDFAVGDWVLVHPQTRMLHRRLNRRTVLERRVEGSRTLQPAAANVDTLFIVTSCNADFNQARLERYLALANQGGTNPVILLTKADMAADVDAYRNQAAALQRGLDVITVNPRLPTAASTLAAWCGVGQTVALVGSSGVGKSTLVNTLAGPGQELPQETGGIREHDAKGRHTTTSRSLHAIAGGGWVIDTPGMRTLHVSGAADGIATLFAEITELAPSCRFRDCTHAHEPGCAAQAAVADGRLDPERLTRWRKLLTENRDNTPTPTGPRGRRSAGG, encoded by the coding sequence ATGTGCAGGCCGGTGACCGATCATCCCGAACTTCTCCCGCCTGTGCCGCTTGCGAGCCTGGGTTGGCTCGCCTTCTTCGAGGAGCAGCGTGAACCGCACGAGACGGATCTCGCCCCGATGCGGATCGCCACGGTTCACCGCTCACGCCTGACCGCCCTGTCGGAGACCGGATCGGTCAAGCTGGACCTTCCTGTTCATACCAACACCGGGGATTTCGCCGTGGGCGATTGGGTGCTGGTTCACCCCCAGACCCGGATGCTCCACCGCCGTTTGAACCGTCGGACGGTGCTGGAGCGACGCGTCGAAGGCAGCAGAACCCTGCAGCCCGCGGCAGCCAATGTCGATACGCTGTTCATCGTCACCTCCTGCAATGCCGATTTCAATCAGGCTCGACTGGAGCGCTACCTGGCACTGGCCAATCAGGGCGGCACGAATCCGGTGATCTTGCTCACCAAAGCCGACATGGCAGCCGATGTTGACGCCTATCGCAACCAGGCGGCCGCGTTGCAGCGCGGGCTCGACGTCATAACCGTCAATCCCCGCCTACCGACGGCGGCAAGCACCTTGGCCGCGTGGTGCGGGGTGGGACAGACCGTGGCGCTGGTCGGCTCTTCCGGTGTCGGCAAATCAACGCTGGTGAACACGCTGGCCGGTCCAGGGCAGGAGCTTCCTCAAGAGACCGGAGGCATTCGCGAGCACGACGCCAAGGGCCGTCATACCACGACGTCGCGTTCCCTGCACGCCATTGCGGGGGGCGGCTGGGTGATCGACACGCCGGGGATGCGGACACTGCATGTCAGCGGCGCTGCGGACGGGATCGCGACCCTGTTCGCCGAGATCACCGAACTCGCGCCCTCGTGCCGGTTCCGCGACTGTACGCACGCGCACGAGCCCGGCTGCGCCGCGCAGGCCGCGGTCGCGGACGGCAGGCTCGACCCGGAGCGGCTGACGCGTTGGCGAAAGCTTCTCACCGAAAACCGCGACAACACGCCAACCCCCACGGGCCCGCGCGGCCGGCGGAGTGCCGGCGGGTAG